Within Lagopus muta isolate bLagMut1 chromosome 1, bLagMut1 primary, whole genome shotgun sequence, the genomic segment ATAAGCAGTTACATGGAGGACAGCCTGTTGGGCAGAAAGTACAGAGAACTCTGCATTCTGTTTGGAGACATCCAACAGTCCTGTCCACCCACATGTGGTTCTGGATTAGTGACAGCTCATGCTGTGTGTCTTGGCGAATGTGGATGTATATAAAATCTGGTAAGGAAATGGGGTGATTGTGACATGATTCCGCTGTTTGTAGAACTTTGTGCTCACTCATATCATCCAGATAGGATACAAAAGTTTCTCAATTTTCTGATATAAAATATGGTTTGTTTCTTGTAGGTGAGTTGGAGAGTCCTAAGGAAACGGAGGAAGAAATCCCAGTTGtaatctgtgctgctgcaggcagaatgGGTGCAACTGTAGCAGCAATCAGTAGCATCTACAGCAACACAGAGGCTAATGTTTTGTTCTACATAGTTGGACTGAAGAACACCATCCCACATATTCGGTATAAACCAgccttattttatttcatgctgtAATTAGGAGCAGATTGTTGTTTTCCTTAGCATGGGCATAACGTTTAGAGGACTTTTCAGGaaattccttcttccttttgcttaaGTAGTGCTATTGGTTTCAGTCCCCAGGATTCCCTACATTTAGGAATAAGGATCATTTTGCCCCACTCGAGGCACTGACTAGTTTAAAGGGGTATGAAATAACCAGATCAAGTCCATAGCTGTGCCTTTCTGCCTTTTGTATCTGCAGAAGAATATATAATAAGGTAAGTGACAAGCTTACTTGTTGCAAGCCCTCTTTGTGGCACTGAGCTCACCTTGTGTGGAGTCATATCTTCAGCTTCAGAGTAGCAAAGCCTGCTGCCTAAAGCTAATTTCAGGTAAGACGTAGTGTTAAAGTTTTGAGATAGAGGCCCAAAGAAGCTAGTAATGAAAGTTTGGATGTTAAATTCAAATGTTCCCTACAAATGGAGGTGCAGTGTAAATCAAAATTAAAGCTGATTGTTTCAGAAGTTCTTGCCTCTGGCTGCTTCTGTAGCTTGTGTACAAAATGTGTCAAAGTGAAAAGATGTGATGAGTTTTCCCAATCCAATTCATCAATAATCTAGAAAATAGAATGGGGAATGTTCTCTCTGTATCTGCAGTTGGCACGAAGCTGGAAGAGACATTGAGCAACATGATGAGCTGAAAACAAAGTGTTGATGAGTTGGAAAAATGAGCTGTAAAATGTGATGAAGTTCAGTAGAGGTGGAAATAACTGACTGTGTCAGCTCAGGTTGAAGCAGAAGTTTTATAGAATCACgaaatcatgaaggttggaaaagaccttgaagatgacccagtccaaccatcagcccatccccaccatgcccgctgcccacatccctcagtgccacatccacacagctctggaacacctccagggatggtgactgcaccccctccctgggcagcccgtgccactGCACAGCGCTGTTCTTTCTGAGAAtcaatgtttcctaatatccagcctgaatgGAATCATAGATTCTATTTGATAACACTTGCCAGAGAGTATAGGAACTCCAGCTGCATAGTAACATGAGAGTAATTTAAGATAGGTCAGAAAGAAACTTTACTATAAGCTAGTGAGAGAGCAAGGGCACAGAGGGATAGATGCTGTCTCAATGTTCTTTTATTAAGTACTTGCTGTTCCTATATTCTTTGATACACTCATATTGAAAACTACAGAGCTGTGACTGATAATGGACCGCACTATTGTGTGTGGACATgcgtacacacacacatacacttcATAGTGAGATATGCTTGTGGATGTATATGGCCTCTGGAAATGTGAGGACATTTTTTGATGATAAGAAATACGACAAAATATTggacaaaaacagttttttcctcTGCTAAATTGTGAATAGATATGATGATCATCTTGAAGAACATAAAGTggggcaaaagggaaaaaagcaacctATTCTTTAATAGGTTTTATTCTTAATTCTTAATTATCTGCACAGCACAtaggataagaaaaaaatggtttatAATAAGAAAGACTAAGAAAGTGACATTTAATGCTAGTGGTGAAGAAAGATGTGTTGCTGCAGACACAAGTGGTTCTGTCTTGGGGTCAGATAGACCAAGTGAGCTTCCAAGGCCTCTTATTCTCTTATGAGtctgagaaaatatttgctagaagctgaatatttattttaacacttttatttttaatcatagaAAATGGATTGAAAATTCtaaactaaaagaaataaaatttaagacTGTGGAATTCAACCCCATggtactgaaaggaaaaatcagacaagatgCATCGCGTCCTGAGCTACTGCAGCCTGTGAGTAGACAAACACCACATCACACATTTTCAGGATTTTAATGCTCATTGCAGGTTTTAAGATCTCCCAGTTTCCTGTTCTGTTACACGGGATGGGTATAACTCAAAGAAGCCCCTTCAAGTCCAATGCTAAGCTTTCACTCAAGAAGGAGATGTGCACTGTAACAAGCTCCTTGCAACTCTTCTGTCATGCTGGGACGTCATCTATTCTGTGGCACAAACTCAGTGATTTGCATGTGTTGTTTAGAAGAGGAAAGGTGTCACAGTGTTCTTTGTGCCTCCATGATATCTAGCGGGCTGCAATCTGCTCATGTCTGGGATTAACTCAGAGACTAGAAACTGAAATACTGCTGGCTGACAAGGGGCAAATCAGATGTAACAAATTATTAGTAAAGGagttagaaacaaaacagagaagaacaTTATGCCAAAATGTAAATACGTAGTTTTCCCACCACCCTAAATACTCTGTGCAGATTAAACCCTCTTATCTCAAAAGGACATAGAACCACTGGAAAAGTTTTAGGACTGTTCAGAGTTTTCTTTTGCCCTTCTCTGAGCCTGTGGCATTTCTAATGCATGGAAAGAATTTCATGCAATATTTGTGAGAGTGATTTAGTATTCTTTAGCCTGGAAATGGCCTTTTGGCATGAAAACAGTAGAGATCCACAGAACTGATTGGCATGGAGGTCAGAATAGGGGATGATAACTTACTGTCTCTTCTCATATAAGAACTAACAGCTATTCAAACACTTTAGTAAGAGGAACAGCCAgatcaaagaagaaatgttgCATGCTTTTCAAGCAGTGAGTACTAAACCTCTAGAACTTGTTGCTAAAATATCTTGTGAACATAATAAATTCACAGGGATTCAGTGGAGGCTGAAGTGGACTACATCTGGTTCAGGAAATTTCTTGAGCTAAAAAAACATGGAAGCTGTGGAACAGCTTTTCTGTATACTTGCTGTATTCTTACATTTGTCTGATCATCTCTGCTTAAGACCACTCTGACAAGTGGAATGACCTGAATCAATATGGTTGATGGTGATGCCTTTTCCCTCTTTGTATTCATTATTTCAATTGTAGAAAATGCTATCCCTCATCTGTGCTATTAGTCAAATCATTTCTGTAGAGTGGAAAGATGGCTATGTTAACTGTGAAGCTAACACATTCCAGGTCCAGGGAAGTTATCATCCCTCtttactcagcactggtgagattGCATTTGGGATACTGTCGTCCTGTTCATAGCTTCCCAGTACCAGAAATTTATGGATTTATTGAAGTGAGTTCAAtagagggccacaaaggtgataAGGGACTGGAACATCTATACGTGAAGAGAGGCAAATAGAGCTGGGACCATTTGgcctgcagaagagaatgcTCCAAAGGATCTGATCAATGTGTTTATTAAATACCTGATGGGATGCATGAAGACAAGAGAGCCAGACTGATCTCAGTAGTGCCTGCTGGTAGGGGAAAAGGCAATGGGCAGAAGTTAAAACTGTAACATTAAATCTCAATGCAAGGTAAATCATTTTTAGGTAGTCAAACATACAGAGCAGGGCGTGATGTTTCCATCCGTGCAGATATTCAGAACCCAAGTGAACACAATCCCATGCAGTTTGCCCTGGTACTGGTACCAAGACACTGGTAAAGCTACATGAAAGAAGCATATGATAGTTGGCTAGTGCTCAATGATGAGAGAAATCAAAACAGAATATTAATTGAGACAGTGTCATCTgaaatccaggaagaaaatTCTCTAGTCCCAGTGTGGTGTTATAAAGAggcattcctttattcctcacaATACTTACTGGGCATCTTGACAAGTCAAGCACGTGCTCTCAGAGTTAAAGTTCTACATTTAAACAGTTACAACATACATATGCAATACATTTgcatattcattcttttccaagaacTCATCAATATATGCTATTGTCCTTCTGTGTGTGCCTGGCAGGAGCCTCTGGTGGTCTTAGACCACCTACTTCCTCCTCATTTTTCCGCCATCATCTTCATCACAATGACTTTTGACTGACCATTGGCTGTTTTTCCACAGTTTGGCGGATTTCCATTGCTTGTAATGCCATAATGAGCAACTTTCTATCTTGGGGTGCTATAAGCTAAAACAATATATGtgaaatccaagaaaaaaagcccttgCACCCAATGGTTGCAAAGATAAAAGAAGTCTGTGGTGacttcagtgcttctgtgaagCAGGatcattcagaaaaagaaggctGCTCATACACCAAGCAAAGCTAAACTGGAAAGTTTTAGAACTAACATAGCATTTAttgattccttttgctaaactaatATATTGGTTCTCAAACTAATATATTGATCCCTATTGCTAAACCAACCTATATTAATGGAAGCTTGAGACTAATGCATTAAACTTCTTTGTCATTTAGGATTTactcttcttttcctgtttaataGCTGAACTTCGTTCGATTTTACCTTCCTTTGCTTATCCAGAAACACGAGAAAGTCATATATTTGGATGATGATGTCATTGTTCAAGGTAAGCTGTCTCCAAAAAGCAATTTCTGGCAGAATTAGCATAAAACTTATTGCAGCTTTCATGGTCTAGAAGGAAGCTGCTAGGAATGTTGTGCttgtgaaaaatacaaataatctctttatttatttagaggAAATTTTGAAGTGTGTCTCTACATGTCTGCTGAATAGTTGATTGTGATCCAAATTACATGCactgatttcatttaaattagaTTTGGTCAATTGCTGAAAGATATCTTGGTTTTCACTTGGGTGCTACAATATTTAGTTGTGTTTGTGTCTTGTGTTTCCTTCTAGCATTCAAATTCCCACAAATGTTGGCAGTGTCTTACCCAGAACTGCTATTTGTTCTTCAGAGTAGGAGGAATTTTCTCAGCTAGGTGGGCTAAAACCCCAAATACTAAAAATGTGACTCCGAACATCTTCAGTTCAAAATCcacagcatttttcaaattGTGATCAAAGATGTTGGAGTTCTTAGACAAATAAGAACAgtcagaaaatacaaacatcctgaaaaacatatacatataaattttttttcatacaaacaaaTCAAATTAGAGGAacagttgctctttttttttttttttttttttttttttttgagaatttcTGACCTGCATCCCTCTTTCCTGCACCCAACACTTGACATTCACCAGGAAGAAGGCTACTGTCAGCCTGAATTAACTTCCTGGTAGGATTCAAGGCAGTACTCCCACAGACAGCAAGGAGGTGGCCCACGGCAGAGGGGAGGTAGggcttttctcttccattaGGGTATACCAGATTGTGTCAGCTGATACTGCTTCTGGAAACACAGATAAGGTGCAGTTTTTCATTACAGCTTACCGTAGGCTGCTGCCTACTGAAGTGGTCTCTCCTATCCTCAGGCAGATCCTGTTACTTCTCTTCTTTCACATCTACAGCTGTGAAACGAGCTGACTCAGCTGCTTGACCTGGCAGAAGACGAGCTacgttaaaaaacaaaaacagaaaccaagCAATCAAAaatgtaacaacaacaacaaaacacaaaacccttttttctccttgtttcttcAGTCAGCTTAGCTTGCTCATCCTTGGGCAGTGTAATCATAGggctcagaagagaagaataagGTTGGGCATGtgggaggagaagcagagggTGGGAGTCTGTTTTGGCAGCTGCTTATCTGTAATATGAGAGCTCCCTGTTTGATGTGTCTGGAATGGGAGGGAATAGGAACTCTGACAGGGTAAGGAGTGAATGAGGATTTCAGAGTTTAACTTGGGGTTTGTTTATTGGtcagctgctttctgtggaGCAGTAAGAATGAAACATGCTGAACTTTTGGTGCAAaatccagagaggctgtggagtttcttctgaaaatgttcaCACACCATGCAGATACCTTCCTCTGGAATGTACTATAGGGAgcttgctttagcaggggttggactagatgatttccAGAGGACCCAACACatacaactctgtgattctgtgtagtgtttgtgtatttatttttaattacagagaAGTGTAAGCCCTGCTACTGTGGTGGAGGGGGTGGCCTCTTGCAGGGCGGGTGTAGGTCCTGGTCACTGTTAGTGCCCCTTTTATGGGGCTGCCAGGCACTCTCAGGTGGGTGGCCAGGAGTGGAAGGGCTGGGTACCTGGGCAGTGGGACctcaggctgcagccctggcccTGGCAGCTGCCCACGTCCCAGCGCTCACCCCATTGCCACCGTGGGGGATGTGACCCCACTCAGCTCACCTCCGCCACTGCCTACCCATGGatttgggaagggctgccacCCGGATCAGGCCTCATTCcagctggccttgaacacctccagggatggggcatccacagcttctttatgCAGACGTCATGTGTTAGGCTATTTCCCTCTGTCAGGAAGGAGTTGGGTGGGTTGGGAAGCCTCCAGTGTAACATGCACCTTTCAGCTGGCCAGTGCTCATTGATCAGCACTGGGAATGCAGGTATCTTCCTAAAAGGTGTAAACACAGTAatatcaggaaaacaaaaacaaacaaaaaactgaaaaggcACTTCTGAGGGAAAGAACTAATAGAATGCATAATTCTGTAACCATGCTTCTTAACAACGTAATCAGCTTCTGCTTTAGTTGTTTTTGGATGTTCAGACCAGATTACTATAATCAGTATTCAGTACATCCACATGTGAAGTTAGACATCCAGATACAGGACTCAAATTTGAAATTTTTCCCATATTGCAAAATTCAGCCCTGACTGATACCTAGAATATCTGCTGAAACTGTCAAGCTTTTAACTAGCATATATGAGAAGTTATCCTATCATCTGTGTAGCTGTGTGATACATTTGTTCTTATGCTTCTGAACTTTGAACAGGTGACATTCAGGAACTCTATGATACAAAGCTGGCTCCTGGCCATGCTGCGGCTTTTTCAGATGATTGTGATCTCCCTTCCACGCATGAGATGGTTAGAAGTGTTGGGATGCAGGTAAGATGCTGTTCTGTAAATTCTAATCGTGAATATATTGACTCATAAATGTTATATGGATCTACATCTTCCCCGAAGTATATATGTAGTGACAGGATGTGGGAAAAATGGCTTGAAACTGCAAGAGGGCAGATCTAGTCTAGATAACAGGAataaattctttccttttaccATGAggctggtgagacactggcacgggctgcccagcgaggttgtggatgcccccagccttgaggcattcaaggccagccCGCATGGGGCCTGGAGCAGCCTGGTCCAGAGGGAGGCGGCCCTGCCTATAGCTGGGGGTTTGACCTACAtcatcttaaaggtcccttccaacccaaactattctatgattccatgaaagttttcttctaattttttaaaatgattttttactAGTTTTACAGTTAATCAAGAACTACAGTTCTGTACAGAAAGACCAAAATGTGGTGAGGAGAGAGCTTTATAGAACTTCCATGGTACAAAACTGTGGAAGAAGTAATTCAGTAGCTGGGAGCACTGTGCCTTTCAACCCCATGTCATATGGAAATTGAGATAGGTAATCATCATCTAGAAACTCAGCTTTGGGAGTGTATATTTAGTAACATAGAGCTACACTTACTCTTATATTCATTGAGATTCACAGggaataaatgtatttcttttttttttaaacttcctaGAACACATACATGGGATTTCTGGACTATAGAAAGCAAGCAATTAGAGACCTTGGCATCAGCCCCAGCACCTGCTCCTTTAATCCTGGCGTAATTGTTGCTAACATGACTGAATGGAAAAATCAGCGGCTCACAAAGCAGTTGGAAAAGTGGATGCAAAGAAATGTAGAGTATGTATAGAAATCTAACTTTGCACTTAACTGTAAACTGAACATTAAAGTATCATCTTCTGTTTGTAAGCTCTTTGAAGATTGTAACTCTATCAACAGTCTTTTCATTGCTTCATGAAATCCCAAAGTAAATTTCCACATGCTTAAACCTGATCAATAGTGTAACAGGAAATACCACCCGGAATTTCAGTCTTGCATTTAATCCCAAACCACTCTCAATCCTGAGAGGCACTGAGAACACGTGGTTCTTGTTTTGGATGACCAACCTCACCTTGGTTCAATACACTTACCTTCCCTTCTTGAGGCTGGTTTAGAGAGGAAGGAatatttccttgtttgtgtGGGGTCTCTCTAACTGAACTGTCATTGGGCatcacatttcttaaaataccAGTAAAAAACACTTCTCTGTAGATGAAATGAACCTGATGTGAAAGATAATTTTTTAGCTTTGACTATGATGGATATAGTGAGAacagtgttcatttttttttcattgctaatCTGTTTGCAGATTTGACACTTCCTTTCCCTGCAAAGGCTTAAATTTAGGAAAACTAAATTGAAACAATTATTTGTGCTTTTGGACTCCATTCATTATTGGTTATTTTCAAGACTGAACAAAGGAGGAAAGACACAAACAATGAGCATGTGAATGAATGAAAATCTCCATGGCTTTCTCTTACTCTGTTTACAGAATGTTCTGAAAGGCCACTGCTATGCTTTTTATGAGCCTGAAAAAAACCTCCATGAGCATCACATCAGATTCATTCTAGAAAGATGATTTTGTACCATAACAACACATTTGTGTTCCTTTTAGCTCAATATTGAAACCACAGTGAACTGAATAGCTTTGTTATTAGTCAGAAAGAGCTTTTGAAAgttatgatttttatttgtttgttgttctgtAGCCTCTGAGCACCTCTTGATACTTCTCAGGCTTCCTCCTTGCTGGACTCAGCAGACAGCACAATGTCCTGCAGGCACTGTGGCTGCTCCCATCTGCTGCGTGGCCAGGCCTGCAGCGCACTGTGGCCAGACATCTGCCTGCTACCACTTAAGCCTCCCTTCACAGTAAtttgacttttttaaaaaaacaaaccacaaaccCTGCATTTTTCACAGAACTCACAGGAAATTAATATCCATTAGCTGCTGGTTCATACTAACCAGTCTGCCAAATCTGTTCTGAAGTTAACTTCAGGCCTCAAAGTTGGCCAGgtggaaagcagaaagaggacAGATGCATGGCAGCGTGTACATCTTCCAAAGAAACCAGTCTAAAATAGGTTTGATTCCTTTATGTTGACAGCTTCTTTTTCCTACTGTAAACTTTTTCAGCCTCGTAGACTGCAGGCAGTGTGTAGAGTGCTCAGCTTCATGCTGGGTCTGACTCCCAGCACACTGCTTTGTAGCAACAACCTACTTAGCAGGAATTGGAGCTCCAAACACAAACAATTGAACAATTAAAAGCATTAGAAAGGAATATGCTGAAAATCAGGCTGTTCAGAGTACTTAAGTGTTTAGTTGTCTGATCTTTGCACTAAAGACTCTTTGATTGAGGTtcagacattttctttgttcttttgcaGGGAAAACCTCTACAGCAGCACCCTTGGGGGAGGTGTGGCGACCTCTCCAATGCTGATTGTATTTCATGGAAAGCATTCCACTATTAATCCTATGTGGCACATACGGCATCTCGGTAAGTTTTAACTTTCCATTTGCAGCTGGAACCCAATAAAGTGAGAGGTTAAGATTCCAGTATAGGACCTTACATTAGTTACAGGACTGCAGAATAATTGATCCGAATTATCTTGAGCCACGGAAAAGAATGTATGAAAGATCTGAGTATAgtcacagactgaaaaaaacaatatcAGACACTTCTGGCAGGCACAGCAGAAGCACACGGGATGCCTGGCAGTCTTTGTGCAGCCCACATTCTGAAGGATGCAGTTGACATTCACCTGGCAATGGTGACTTATCCTGATAATAGCTCATCTAGCAAAGTAAAATGAACAGCATGATGAAGCTGTTTGTAAATCCCAGCGACCACGATGTTGGTGTTGAGAGGAAGCTGAGATTTTTCAGATGTGGAGTCAAAGAGGCCTGAAATTGAAAAATGCTGCTCTGTTTCACAGTTAGTTGCCTACTGACGGGTGAAACCATGCTAAtcaggctttttaaaaacaaactgtatttACCTCATTGTGCAGTGTCTTCCAGTACTAAAAGCTGGATTTTATTCCATGTACTCATGCAGGTTGGAGTCCTGATACCCGGTATTCAGAGCATTTTCTTCAAGAAGCTAAATTACTTCACTGGAATGGGAGATATAAACCTTGGGACTATCCCAGCGTTCACACTGATCTCTGGGAAAACTGGTTTATCCCTGACCCTTCAGGGAAGTTCAAATTAACGCGTCCTGACAGCTGATAATGAAAACACTTCAACATATTCAGACCTTTTGGGTTGCAGTATGCAAATAGTTGGTGATGCAACACATCAAATCGTATAACTaa encodes:
- the GLT8D2 gene encoding glycosyltransferase 8 domain-containing protein 2, producing MALLKKINQILLLLLILTVCAILYNKVHKAPSALRNEAGELESPKETEEEIPVVICAAAGRMGATVAAISSIYSNTEANVLFYIVGLKNTIPHIRKWIENSKLKEIKFKTVEFNPMVLKGKIRQDASRPELLQPLNFVRFYLPLLIQKHEKVIYLDDDVIVQGDIQELYDTKLAPGHAAAFSDDCDLPSTHEMVRSVGMQNTYMGFLDYRKQAIRDLGISPSTCSFNPGVIVANMTEWKNQRLTKQLEKWMQRNVEENLYSSTLGGGVATSPMLIVFHGKHSTINPMWHIRHLGWSPDTRYSEHFLQEAKLLHWNGRYKPWDYPSVHTDLWENWFIPDPSGKFKLTRPDS